One Kineococcus aurantiacus genomic window carries:
- a CDS encoding carbohydrate ABC transporter permease produces MATTLPTQAPAPVVVRRPEARPQRRARRLLVVLFLAPTVLGIALFTLVPIVASVLLAFFRWDIITPPQFVGVDNFVDIAADPTVRVAFLNTLLFVVVSVVLQLAVALGLAVLVQSKMPGWVRSFFRSTLFFPLILSAASVSLVMAYLFNEDFGVVNAVLSRVGLPDVPWLTSPAGAAVVVVLVYVWQNFGFSFLLFVGGLAAIPHDVYEASSLDGIEGWSRFRWITVPLLSPTILVASVMAVIGALQIFDQPYVLTRGGPGDSTRTAVMVIFESAFQQLQFGRASAIGIVLTLLIMAVTAVQFRLSRRFVFYQ; encoded by the coding sequence ATGGCCACCACGCTGCCCACGCAGGCCCCGGCACCGGTCGTCGTCCGACGCCCCGAGGCCCGGCCGCAACGACGCGCCCGCCGGTTGCTCGTCGTGCTGTTCCTGGCCCCGACCGTCCTCGGCATCGCGCTCTTCACGCTCGTGCCGATCGTCGCGTCGGTGCTGCTGGCGTTCTTCCGCTGGGACATCATCACGCCCCCGCAGTTCGTCGGGGTCGACAACTTCGTCGACATCGCCGCCGACCCCACCGTGCGGGTGGCGTTCCTCAACACCCTCCTGTTCGTCGTCGTCTCGGTCGTGCTGCAGCTGGCGGTCGCCCTCGGGCTCGCCGTCCTCGTCCAGTCGAAGATGCCCGGCTGGGTGCGCTCGTTCTTCCGCTCGACCCTGTTCTTCCCGCTCATCCTGTCCGCCGCGTCGGTCTCCCTCGTCATGGCGTACCTGTTCAACGAGGACTTCGGGGTGGTCAACGCCGTCCTGTCCAGGGTGGGTCTGCCGGACGTGCCCTGGTTGACCTCACCGGCCGGCGCCGCGGTCGTCGTCGTCCTGGTCTACGTGTGGCAGAACTTCGGCTTCTCCTTCCTGCTCTTCGTCGGCGGCCTGGCCGCCATCCCGCACGACGTCTACGAAGCCAGTTCCCTCGACGGGATCGAGGGCTGGTCCAGGTTCCGGTGGATCACGGTGCCGCTGCTGAGCCCGACGATCCTCGTGGCCAGCGTCATGGCCGTCATCGGGGCCCTGCAGATCTTCGACCAGCCGTACGTCCTGACCCGCGGCGGACCGGGCGACTCGACCCGCACGGCCGTCATGGTCATCTTCGAGTCGGCGTTCCAGCAGCTGCAGTTCGGCCGGGCCTCGGCCATCGGCATCGTCCTGACGCTGCTCATCATGGCGGTCACCGCCGTCCAGTTCCGGCTCAGCCGCCGCTTCGTCTTCTACCAGTGA
- a CDS encoding carbohydrate ABC transporter permease, translating to MATTTPPRATAAQLRRPARNRPVPRPSTVGKFVVLGVAAFLTLGPVAWTVWTSFRPQVAGAGVQPGFSAYVDVFAQTDVLLLVWNSVLVTALCALGQMVTAALAGYVFARVEFRGSGALFAVVLATMMVPLQVTIVPVFMLIRGMGLSDTLLALILPAIPTAFGTFLMRQYFLGLPDDLAEAAAIDGAGPLRTFTSVYAPLALPGLAIVGILAFNYHWNEFFRPLILTVSERNFTMPLGLVSLQGNLGTGSVATVLAGVVLSMVPALLVFVFGQRPLREGLTAGVGK from the coding sequence ATGGCCACGACCACTCCTCCCCGTGCCACCGCTGCGCAGCTCCGACGCCCGGCGCGGAACCGTCCCGTCCCCCGCCCCTCGACCGTCGGGAAGTTCGTCGTCCTCGGCGTCGCGGCGTTCCTCACGCTCGGCCCCGTCGCCTGGACGGTGTGGACCTCGTTCCGGCCCCAGGTCGCGGGGGCGGGTGTGCAGCCGGGCTTCAGCGCCTACGTCGACGTGTTCGCCCAGACCGACGTGCTCCTGCTCGTCTGGAACAGCGTGCTGGTCACCGCGCTGTGCGCCCTCGGCCAGATGGTGACCGCGGCCCTGGCCGGGTACGTCTTCGCGCGGGTCGAGTTCCGCGGCTCCGGAGCGCTGTTCGCCGTCGTGCTCGCGACGATGATGGTGCCGCTGCAGGTGACCATCGTCCCGGTGTTCATGCTGATCCGCGGCATGGGCCTGTCGGACACGCTGCTGGCGCTGATCCTGCCCGCGATCCCCACGGCCTTCGGGACGTTCCTCATGCGGCAGTACTTCCTCGGGTTGCCCGACGACCTCGCCGAGGCTGCCGCGATCGACGGCGCCGGGCCGCTGCGGACCTTCACGTCGGTGTACGCCCCGTTGGCGCTGCCGGGCCTGGCGATCGTCGGGATCCTGGCGTTCAACTACCACTGGAACGAGTTCTTCCGTCCCCTCATCCTCACGGTGTCCGAACGGAACTTCACGATGCCGCTGGGCCTGGTGTCGTTGCAGGGCAACCTCGGGACCGGGAGCGTGGCGACGGTGCTGGCAGGCGTGGTGCTCTCGATGGTGCCCGCTCTGCTGGTGTTCGTGTTCGGGCAGCGACCGCTGCGCGAAGGTCTGACCGCAGGAGTGGGCAAGTGA